A genomic region of Alistipes megaguti contains the following coding sequences:
- a CDS encoding carbonic anhydrase, giving the protein MIDEILAYNRRFVAEKGYERFITDKYPNKRIAIVTCMDTRLVELLPAALGLRNGDVKIIKNAGGTITNPFDSTVRSLLVAIYELGVNEVMIIGHTNCGVQGMDSAEMQHLMKQRGIPEHHISLMKHCGIDLDQWLHGFDDTEAAVLETVDLVRNHPLVPGDIVVKGYIMDSTTGELRPIQEPEAAEK; this is encoded by the coding sequence ATGATCGACGAAATTCTCGCATACAACCGGCGTTTCGTCGCCGAAAAGGGTTACGAACGATTCATCACGGACAAATATCCCAACAAACGCATCGCCATCGTCACCTGCATGGACACCCGGCTGGTGGAGCTGCTCCCGGCGGCCCTCGGGCTGCGGAACGGCGACGTGAAGATCATCAAGAACGCCGGCGGAACGATCACCAACCCCTTCGACAGCACGGTGCGCAGCCTGCTCGTGGCGATCTATGAACTGGGCGTCAACGAGGTGATGATCATCGGACACACCAACTGCGGCGTGCAGGGCATGGACAGCGCCGAGATGCAGCACCTGATGAAGCAGCGCGGAATCCCCGAGCACCATATCTCGCTGATGAAGCATTGCGGAATCGACCTCGACCAGTGGCTTCACGGCTTCGACGATACCGAAGCCGCCGTGCTGGAGACCGTGGATCTGGTGCGCAACCACCCGCTCGTCCCCGGCGACATCGTCGTCAAGGGCTACATCATGGACTCCACCACGGGCGAACTGCGTCCGATTCAGGAGCCGGAAGCGGCTGAGAAGTAG